The DNA segment ACCAGGCTGCCGGGGGCGACCTCGACGCGATAGACCAGGCCGAGGGAAACGATGTCGCGGCCCACTTCGGGGTCGATGACCTGGCGCAGGACGTCGCGCACCTGCTCCTCGTCGAGGGCGGATCGGTCGGAGGCTGCGGCGGCTTCTTTCGTCATGGCTTTTAAAGCGGTAAAATGAATACAGCTTTATCCTAACACCACCTTTTTCTTAAAGCAATATCTTTTTTACTGCTTATTGGCGTAGACTGGCGGACATGAAACTGACCACCTTTTCCGACTACACCCTGCGCGTGCTGATGTTCCTCGCGCTCAACCGCGAGCGGCTCGCCACCATTCCGGAGATCGCGGCTGCCTACGACATCTCGGAGAACCACCTGATGAAGGTGGTGCACCAGCTGGCGCGCTCCGGGGTCATCGAATCGGTGCGCGGCAAGGGCGGCGGCATCCGCCTGGCGCGCGAGCCCGAGGCCATTCGGCTGGGGCAGGTCGTTCGCGCCAGCGAAGGCAGCACGGCGATCGTCGAATGTCTTTCGGACGATGCCGGAGCCTGCCGCATCGCCCCGGCCTGCCGGCTCTCCGGAATCCTGGTGCGTGCCTTCGACGCGCTCTATGCGGCGCTCGACGACTACACACTGGCTGATCTGGTGCATGCACCGCGTGGCCTGAAGATGCTGCTGGTGCGCAACTAGCGCCTGATCAACGAAAAGGAAAAGGACCCATCATGGCCGGCTCATGGGGTTGCCCGCACGAAGCGAACGATCTTTGCTCGAAGGTCAACAACCTGCCGTGCGACCCCGGCATGAAGGGCTGCGTGCTGCACGGGCGCTTTGTTTTCGCCAACGACGACAAGAACGAGCGCCTCAGGCAGAAGAAGGCCCGCGAGGAGGCGGCGGCAAGGGGTCTTCCAGGGCCGTCTCCCGAAGAACTACCTTGAGGTCGAGACTTCGCATCGCATCGACGGCGACTTCCCAGGCACCCTCCTGGCACAGGCCGGCGACCTGAGCCTGCTCGTAGCCTTCCAGCGCGGCCCGCACGCAGGCGCTGCGTACGGCCTGGGCGATTTCGATCGGAAGGGTCACGGCGTTGTTCCAGTCACGGCTACTCCTGCTGCAGTTCCTGGAGTCTGGGCAGGAGGAAGCCGCCTTCGAGATTCAGCAATTCGTCGCGGTGCAGCTTCGCCATTTTGCTCACCATGCGTTCGCCCTTGGCGGTGAGATGCACCTCCACTTCGCGCCGGTCCGCCCGCCCCTGTTCGCGCGTCACCCACTCGCGCGTCTCGCACCGGGAAATCAGGGCGACGACGCCATGATGCTGGGCCTGCAGGCGCTCGGCCAGCTCGCCCACGGTCGCCCATGAGCGTCCGGGAAACCCCTTGATGTGCAGCAGCAGCAGGTATTGCAGCGGCGTAATGCCTGAGCGGCGCGTCACCTGCTCGCTGAAGCGCATGAAGCGCCGCAACTGGTAGCGGAACTGGGAGAGGGCTTCGAATTCTCGTTTCTGGAGTGCCGCGTTACCCATTCGGCCGACATCCTTGAAATGAACTGCCACTGAATATATCATAGTGTGCGTATATCATGGCGTGATGGATTATTGCAGCGTGGACTTTTCTGGATCGACGGGAGAAATAGCGATGGACGCGACAAGCGTATTGCCGGCGACGGATGGCGAAGGCTATCTGGTTGATCCGGCGGACTGGAACGAGCAGCTGGCGGAGGTGCTGGCGCGGCAGGAGAACATCGAGTTGACGGACACACACTGGATCGCGATCCGTTTCATGCGCGAGTTCTACCAGGAGCACCAGGTGATTCCCGATGTGCGTTTCGTCACCCGCCACCTGGCGGCGCAAGTGGGTGGCTCGCGCAACCTCGTTTTCGAACTGTTCCCCTACGGCTACGTCAAGCAGGCCTGCCGTATTGCCGGCATGAGGCGACCGCGCGGCTGGAGTACCGGTTAGCCGAAGGTTGCCAGCGCCCGGCGAAACGGAAAACGGGGGAAGAATGGCGGCATTTGCAGCGCTTTACCCGGCCTGTTCATGCTTATCCAACGGCACTGCCTGGACACACAATTGGGGCTGTCCAGACCGATACCCCGATTGCTCTTCATACGCACCATGGCCAAGCCGCGAACAGCCTCCAGCCGCACACCAAGGAAGAGTACGAGCAATATCGCCGATCTCAGCAGCGTCGCCCACGCGCTGGAAGAGTCGGGTGACACGGCGGGTGCAATCAAGCTGTACCGCGACTGGCTAGCAAGAACCGACTCGCCGGATGCGTGGATCGCGCATTTCAACGTGGGCGTATTGCTCAACGGCGCGAACGATCTGGCGGGAGCGGAGGAGTCATACACCGCTGCCATTGCGCTTAACCCAGGCTATGCGGCGTCGCACGTCAATCTCGGTCATGCATTGGATCGCCAGGGCAGGGACCTTGATGCCATTGCCGCATGGTCGGAGGCCCTGAAGCTGCTCGATGCCACGCCGAACCCGGATCAGGAGGCGCTGCGCGTTACGCTCAACAGCCTGGGACGGCGCCTGGAGGCGCTGGAGCGGATTCCCGAGGCGCTGACCATGCTCACCCGCAGTCTGGCGGTACAACCCGATCAGGAAATCGTTCTGTATCACCTGATCTACCTGCGGCAGCAGCAATGCGAATGGCCGGTGCTGGCGCCCTTGCCGGGTATTTCGGCGGACAACATGCTCGCCGCCGTTTCGCCGGTGGCGATGCTGGCCATATCCGATGACCCGGCGCTGCAATTGCATGCCGCGGTCAGGCACCGCGAACCGTTGCCGCTGCCCGTCATGCCGCGCTTCGCGCCTGTTGCCGGCTACTCCCACGGGCGGTTGCGGATCGGCTACCTCTCGTCGAATTTCGGGCGGCATCCGGTGTCCTATCTGACGGCAGAACTCTATGAATTGCATGATCGGCACCGTGTCGAAGTGTTCGGCTTTTGCGGCAGCCCCGAGGACAATTCGGAGATTCGCCGCCGCGTGTCCGCCGCAATGGATCACTTCATCCGGATTGACCAAATGTCGGACGAAGACGCCGCGCGTGCAATCTGCGACGCCGAAATCGACATCCTGGTAGATCTGCAGGGACACACCGCCGGTGCGCGTCCCAACATCCTCGCCTATCATCCGGCGCCGGTGCAAATAGCCTATCTCGGATTTCCCGGCACCAGCGGCATGCCCGAGATCGACTACGTGCTGGCCGACCGATATGTGCTGACAGAGGAATCGGTTCGCCATTTCAGCGAGAAGCCGCTTTACCTTCCCGACTGCTTCCAGGTCAATGACAGGAAACGAGTCGCCGCGGCGCCACTGGGTCGAGCCGAATACGGATTGCCGGAGGACGCCTTTGTCTTCTGCACCTTCAACAAGAACACCAAGTTCAATCCGGAGTTTTTCTCCGCCTGGATGCGCATCCTGGCACGTACTCCGAACAGCGTGCTCTGGCTGCTTGCCGCGGATGAGGGGGCACGGGAAAACCTTGTTCGATATGCCCTGGCTCAGGGGGTAGGCCGCGAGCGCCTGATTTTCGCCCCTCGCGTACCGATGGCCCGCTACCTCGCACGATTTGCCGTCGCCGACCTGTTTCTCGACATTTCACCGTTCAACGGCGGCACCACCGTGGCGGATGCCTTGTGGATGGGACTTCCCGTGCTCACCTGTTCCGGCAGGAGCTTCGCCTCGCGGATGGGGGGCAGCCTGCTCAATGCCATCGGACTGCCGGAACTGATCACCACCTCACTCGGCGACTACGAGGAACTGGCGGTTGGGCTGGCCGGCGATGCGGCGCGACTCGCTCTGATCCGGAGCCGCCTGGCGGCGAACCGGGACACCCATCCGCTGTTCGATACACCGAAGTTCGTGCGCAACCTCGAAGACATATTCCTCCGCATTGCGAAAACGGAGTCCGGCCATGAACCTGCCAGTCCGATGAACACCTTCGATGTGCGGCCGTTTGCGGAACGGGAGATAGTCTTTGTCGTGTATGCGCCGGCCTTTCATCGCACCAGCGGTGGAGTTTATGCACTTCATGCCATGGCTGAAGACATGTACGCCATGGGCTGCAACGTCGGCATGCTGGCGGGAGCGGGCATGCCGGGGGCGAGGGTTCCGCTCGTCAGTCTGGAGTACCTGGAGACCATGCGGGCGGCGGGGATGACGATCGTGGCGATTTACCCTGAAATCGTTACTGGAAACGTGCTCAAGGCCGATTACGCGGTATGGTGGCTGCTCAACTATCCGGGACATATCAAGGGCAACTGGGACGGCAGTTTCGACTGGGCGGATCGCGTTATTGGTTTCGGGCCGGAGCTGGGGCGCAGTGGGCGATGCGACTCGACGCTCACCTATCCCCTGTACGACCCGGATTTCTTTTTTCCGAACGACGCGATCCCGAAAACGGAAGTCACCTACTATGTGAATAGGATATTCAGCGTTGCCGAAACAATTCAGGCCCCGGTGAATCCCACCTGCGTCCTGAACCCGGCTGACAATCTCAGCTACAGGCAACTACGCGATGTCCTGTGGCGGTCGAAGGTCGTGATTTCCAATGAATGGTCGGGAACCCTCGTCATGGCCAGACTCTGCGGTGCTCCCGTGATTTACCTTCCGTCCCCCCTGTTGTCCCCCGAGGTCCAGAACACGGTGGAGCATCGGCTTGGCGCTGCCTGGGGCTATTCCGAACGGAATGTCGAACTGGCCCGTCAATCGCTCGGGGCCTTGAAAGCGATTCATCAAGAAAGGAAGGCGACATGGTTGCCAAGCCTGGCCAGGGAGGTTCGAACATGGATTCAGGGCGCGAAGTGCAAGCCGTAGTTTGGACAAGGGCTTTCCGGTATTCCGGCGTCCGCGACGTGAAAGGTCAAGCATGAAGGTGGTCCAACTGGGCAGAAACGATCTGTACGTTGTCCTGTCCATGACTTATAAGGCCATGGCGATCGCGCCGAAAGTCATCGAGCTTGGTGTGTTGCGCGGAGACAATGCGCTGGTGTTGCATCGAACTTTGTCACCAAGCCTCATGGTGCTGATCGATGCCTGGAGCGCGGAAGCGGCCACGCAAGGATACTGTCCGTTTGACGAGCTCCCCGCCTGGGTGAATCCGGTTGATACCTATGACTACTATTTCGGCGGATCCGTTCGGGAGCAGCGAACCTACGATGTGATCCACGATGAATGCGTGTCGAAGCTCGAGGGACTTGCCAATGTCGTTTTTCTGAGATACGCAACCATAGAGGCTTTGGCGCATATCAAGCCGAGAACCGGCGAGGATCACTTCGATCTTGTGTATGTCGATGCCAACCATCAATATGAGTATGTCCTGCGGGATTTGATGCGCTATCAGGAAATCGTCGCAGAAAACGGCTGCATCATGCTTAACGATTGCTGCCACAGCAGCGCCGGAACCTTGCAGAACCTGGGCGTTCTCGAAGCCGTATCGAGCTTTCTGAAGCGCTCCGATTTTCGCCCGGTCGCATTGACAAATACCGATTGGTCGGATTTGATTCTCGTTCGAAAGGGATCCGCCATAGGACAACTGCTGGATTACACCATTGCGAATTCGGACATTGCCTATGTCGAAATCCCGGATCAACTTCTGCCCGCCGGAAGAATTATCGATGGCAAGCAACGAAAGAACATTTCCTTCGCGTAACCGATGAAACAGGACTGATCAATGGGGGCGGCCTTCGGCGGAATCTGCACATGAAATGGACAAAACTCGGCCAGGTATTTTGCGCCTCCGGCCAGAACGAGTCGATGGTGGCGGGCGGCCGAACTCCCGTACCGCTGCATCTCTTCGGGGATGTCTATCGCATCTATTTCGCCGCCTACGACGGGCTGGGACGCGGTCGCATTTTTTCACTCGAACTGGACCTGAAAACCCCCGGCCAGATTGGTAACCTGATAACCGCCCCGATCATCGACATTGGAGCAACCGGATTCTTCGACGACAACGGCATCATTCCATCCGACGTAGTGCGGGTCGACGGGAACATCTATCTTTACACCATCGGTTTCAGCCTCAAGAATCGCCTGATGTTCGACGCCGCCACGGGGCTTGCCATTTCCCGCGATGATGGCCTTAGCTTCTCCAGACTGAACGGACCTGTGCTCGACCGGGGCGTCGATGATCCCTGTTTTGCCGCCTCTCCCGCGGTAATGCTGGAGAATGGCAGTTGGCGCATGTGGTACGTATCCTGCGATCACTGGACGCCGCGGCCGGAGGGCTTCCGCCATTATTACAATATCAAGCATCGTCGTTCCGTGGATGGCATCTACTGGGAACCCAGGGCCACCGTCTGCATCGACTACGCCAACGAACACGAATATGCCATTTCGCGCCCCTC comes from the Sulfuritalea hydrogenivorans sk43H genome and includes:
- a CDS encoding TusE/DsrC/DsvC family sulfur relay protein, with translation MDATSVLPATDGEGYLVDPADWNEQLAEVLARQENIELTDTHWIAIRFMREFYQEHQVIPDVRFVTRHLAAQVGGSRNLVFELFPYGYVKQACRIAGMRRPRGWSTG
- a CDS encoding glycoside hydrolase family protein, with amino-acid sequence MKWTKLGQVFCASGQNESMVAGGRTPVPLHLFGDVYRIYFAAYDGLGRGRIFSLELDLKTPGQIGNLITAPIIDIGATGFFDDNGIIPSDVVRVDGNIYLYTIGFSLKNRLMFDAATGLAISRDDGLSFSRLNGPVLDRGVDDPCFAASPAVMLENGSWRMWYVSCDHWTPRPEGFRHYYNIKHRRSVDGIYWEPRATVCIDYANEHEYAISRPSVIRGADGTYRMWYSFRAQPGIETYRIGYAESADGLDWVRMDDQAGIDVSDSGWDSDMICYPRVFSHEGRLYMLYNGNGYGKTGFGLAVMEAEE
- a CDS encoding O-linked N-acetylglucosamine transferase, SPINDLY family protein, with protein sequence MAKPRTASSRTPRKSTSNIADLSSVAHALEESGDTAGAIKLYRDWLARTDSPDAWIAHFNVGVLLNGANDLAGAEESYTAAIALNPGYAASHVNLGHALDRQGRDLDAIAAWSEALKLLDATPNPDQEALRVTLNSLGRRLEALERIPEALTMLTRSLAVQPDQEIVLYHLIYLRQQQCEWPVLAPLPGISADNMLAAVSPVAMLAISDDPALQLHAAVRHREPLPLPVMPRFAPVAGYSHGRLRIGYLSSNFGRHPVSYLTAELYELHDRHRVEVFGFCGSPEDNSEIRRRVSAAMDHFIRIDQMSDEDAARAICDAEIDILVDLQGHTAGARPNILAYHPAPVQIAYLGFPGTSGMPEIDYVLADRYVLTEESVRHFSEKPLYLPDCFQVNDRKRVAAAPLGRAEYGLPEDAFVFCTFNKNTKFNPEFFSAWMRILARTPNSVLWLLAADEGARENLVRYALAQGVGRERLIFAPRVPMARYLARFAVADLFLDISPFNGGTTVADALWMGLPVLTCSGRSFASRMGGSLLNAIGLPELITTSLGDYEELAVGLAGDAARLALIRSRLAANRDTHPLFDTPKFVRNLEDIFLRIAKTESGHEPASPMNTFDVRPFAEREIVFVVYAPAFHRTSGGVYALHAMAEDMYAMGCNVGMLAGAGMPGARVPLVSLEYLETMRAAGMTIVAIYPEIVTGNVLKADYAVWWLLNYPGHIKGNWDGSFDWADRVIGFGPELGRSGRCDSTLTYPLYDPDFFFPNDAIPKTEVTYYVNRIFSVAETIQAPVNPTCVLNPADNLSYRQLRDVLWRSKVVISNEWSGTLVMARLCGAPVIYLPSPLLSPEVQNTVEHRLGAAWGYSERNVELARQSLGALKAIHQERKATWLPSLAREVRTWIQGAKCKP
- a CDS encoding RrF2 family transcriptional regulator, whose protein sequence is MKLTTFSDYTLRVLMFLALNRERLATIPEIAAAYDISENHLMKVVHQLARSGVIESVRGKGGGIRLAREPEAIRLGQVVRASEGSTAIVECLSDDAGACRIAPACRLSGILVRAFDALYAALDDYTLADLVHAPRGLKMLLVRN
- a CDS encoding MarR family winged helix-turn-helix transcriptional regulator; the encoded protein is MAVHFKDVGRMGNAALQKREFEALSQFRYQLRRFMRFSEQVTRRSGITPLQYLLLLHIKGFPGRSWATVGELAERLQAQHHGVVALISRCETREWVTREQGRADRREVEVHLTAKGERMVSKMAKLHRDELLNLEGGFLLPRLQELQQE
- a CDS encoding class I SAM-dependent methyltransferase, giving the protein MKVVQLGRNDLYVVLSMTYKAMAIAPKVIELGVLRGDNALVLHRTLSPSLMVLIDAWSAEAATQGYCPFDELPAWVNPVDTYDYYFGGSVREQRTYDVIHDECVSKLEGLANVVFLRYATIEALAHIKPRTGEDHFDLVYVDANHQYEYVLRDLMRYQEIVAENGCIMLNDCCHSSAGTLQNLGVLEAVSSFLKRSDFRPVALTNTDWSDLILVRKGSAIGQLLDYTIANSDIAYVEIPDQLLPAGRIIDGKQRKNISFA
- a CDS encoding acetyltransferase, whose protein sequence is MTLPIEIAQAVRSACVRAALEGYEQAQVAGLCQEGAWEVAVDAMRSLDLKVVLRETALEDPLPPPPRGPSSA